The following proteins are co-located in the bacterium genome:
- a CDS encoding radical SAM protein — MKCALVIPAWSPEEIFPSRTAAAQINYWQPLGTLYVASRLREAGHEVRFLNGAFRGREQILAELAAFAPRLVGLYSTAFGWPKAVAAAADVRGILPGACIVAGGPFPSWAGARCLQEAPALDAVAIGEAEETMVELALRLEERRDLEGVAGLAFRRGGQIVENAPRPLALDLDRFPFPARDLLGDLRAYVPPPATYRRAPVAVMITSRGCNRRCIFCFQMDRERRIRYRGVDNVIAEIRQLVAEGYREIKFLDDTLAADRSRALEIARRIRAERLDIAWFASACVHQVDEELLREFRRAGCWAILFGAESGVQKNLDALRKGIRLEQTRRAVRAAKAAGLRVHTPFIFGIPGETYAEGLETIRFACELDPDLASFHALTPFPGSELWERRHELGTVADDLSTFTYQGAAFVPRTMSREQIQELRQLAYRRFYSRPGYLVRRTLGIRSLHEVRAAWRGARSLLGLWTGRRVFSRETARDPWKRTR, encoded by the coding sequence GTGAAGTGCGCGCTCGTGATCCCCGCGTGGTCGCCCGAGGAGATCTTCCCGAGCCGGACGGCGGCGGCGCAGATCAACTACTGGCAGCCGCTGGGCACGCTCTACGTCGCCTCGAGGCTGCGGGAGGCCGGCCACGAGGTGCGCTTCCTCAACGGCGCGTTCCGCGGCCGCGAGCAGATCCTCGCGGAGCTGGCGGCGTTCGCGCCACGCCTCGTCGGCCTCTACTCGACGGCCTTCGGCTGGCCCAAGGCGGTCGCGGCCGCCGCTGACGTCCGGGGAATCCTGCCCGGCGCCTGCATCGTCGCCGGCGGCCCCTTCCCCTCGTGGGCGGGGGCGCGGTGCCTGCAGGAGGCGCCGGCGCTCGACGCGGTGGCGATCGGCGAGGCGGAGGAGACCATGGTCGAGCTGGCGCTGCGACTCGAGGAGCGGCGGGACCTCGAGGGCGTCGCGGGCCTCGCCTTCCGCCGCGGCGGGCAGATCGTCGAGAACGCGCCGCGCCCGCTCGCCCTCGACCTCGACCGGTTCCCCTTCCCGGCGCGCGACCTGCTCGGGGATCTGCGGGCGTATGTCCCCCCGCCGGCGACCTACCGGCGCGCGCCCGTGGCCGTGATGATCACCTCGCGCGGCTGCAACCGCCGCTGCATCTTCTGCTTCCAGATGGACCGCGAGCGCCGCATCCGCTACCGCGGCGTGGACAACGTCATCGCGGAGATCCGCCAGCTCGTCGCGGAGGGCTACCGCGAGATCAAGTTCCTCGACGACACGCTCGCCGCGGATCGCTCGCGCGCGCTCGAGATCGCCCGCCGCATCCGCGCCGAGCGCCTCGACATCGCCTGGTTCGCCTCCGCCTGCGTGCACCAGGTCGACGAGGAGCTGCTGCGGGAGTTCCGGCGCGCCGGCTGCTGGGCGATCCTCTTCGGCGCGGAAAGCGGCGTGCAGAAGAATCTCGACGCGCTGCGCAAGGGGATCAGGCTCGAGCAGACGCGCCGTGCCGTGCGCGCGGCGAAGGCGGCGGGCCTGCGCGTGCACACGCCCTTCATCTTCGGCATCCCGGGCGAGACCTACGCCGAGGGGCTCGAGACGATCCGCTTCGCCTGCGAGCTGGACCCGGACCTCGCGAGCTTCCACGCGCTCACGCCGTTCCCCGGCTCCGAGCTCTGGGAGCGGCGCCACGAGCTGGGCACCGTCGCGGACGATCTCTCGACCTTCACCTACCAGGGCGCGGCGTTCGTGCCGCGCACGATGAGCCGCGAGCAGATCCAGGAGCTGCGACAGCTGGCGTACCGCAGGTTCTACTCACGACCCGGCTACCTCGTGCGCCGCACGCTGGGGATACGCTCCCTGCACGAGGTGCGCGCCGCCTGGCGCGGCGCCCGCAGCCTCCTCGGTCTCTGGACCGGGCGGCGCGTCTTCTCGCGCGAGACCGCGCGGGACCCCTGGAAGAGGACGAGGTAG